The following proteins are encoded in a genomic region of Thermococcus pacificus:
- a CDS encoding iron ABC transporter substrate-binding protein: MRKLLSLFLIVLVVSLSGCIGSMNTGGTGKETVTVTDALGRTVEVPAKVTKVVAAGPGALRLIVYLNASDMVVGVEDFEKRYNFGRPYIIAHPELKELPSIGPGGPGKLPDVEALINLKPDVIFLTYVDVKTADDIQEKTGIPVVVLSYGELATFDDEELFKSLELAGRILGKEERAKEVINFIKSVQDDLSKRTEGVEPKKVYVGGIGYKGAHGIESTEGKYPPFVAVRADNVADELGKGHHSIDKEKLLEWQPDYIFIDEGGLKLLLDDYRKNPDFYSSLKAIKNGNVYGLLPFNFYTTNIGTALADAYYIGKVLYPERFSDVDPAEKADEIYTFLVGKPAYREMAEQFGGFGKIDLENGTVKYSLPTSP, encoded by the coding sequence ATGAGGAAATTACTTTCCCTTTTCCTCATCGTGCTGGTTGTATCCCTCAGCGGCTGCATAGGGAGCATGAACACGGGGGGCACTGGTAAGGAGACCGTGACCGTCACTGACGCCCTTGGGAGAACGGTCGAGGTGCCGGCGAAGGTGACGAAGGTTGTCGCCGCTGGGCCAGGGGCATTGAGGCTCATCGTCTACCTCAACGCTAGCGACATGGTGGTTGGTGTTGAAGATTTTGAGAAGCGCTACAACTTTGGGAGGCCCTACATCATAGCCCATCCCGAACTCAAAGAACTGCCCAGTATAGGCCCCGGCGGGCCTGGCAAGCTGCCTGACGTCGAGGCCCTGATAAACCTCAAGCCTGACGTGATATTCCTAACCTACGTCGACGTGAAGACCGCCGACGATATACAGGAGAAGACCGGAATTCCGGTCGTGGTTCTCAGCTACGGCGAGCTGGCAACCTTCGACGACGAGGAGCTCTTCAAGTCCCTTGAGCTCGCTGGCAGGATACTCGGAAAGGAAGAAAGGGCGAAGGAGGTCATAAACTTCATCAAATCCGTCCAGGACGACCTTTCAAAGCGCACTGAGGGTGTGGAGCCCAAGAAGGTCTACGTCGGTGGGATCGGCTACAAAGGCGCCCACGGCATAGAGAGCACCGAGGGGAAGTACCCACCGTTCGTGGCGGTTCGCGCGGATAACGTCGCCGACGAACTCGGCAAAGGGCACCACTCAATAGACAAGGAGAAGCTCCTCGAATGGCAGCCGGACTACATCTTCATCGACGAGGGTGGACTAAAGCTCCTCCTCGACGACTACAGGAAGAACCCTGACTTTTACAGCTCGCTGAAGGCAATAAAGAACGGCAACGTCTACGGCCTGCTCCCGTTCAACTTCTACACGACAAACATAGGCACTGCGCTGGCGGATGCATACTACATCGGAAAGGTCCTCTACCCAGAGCGCTTCAGCGACGTCGACCCAGCGGAGAAAGCAGACGAGATATACACCTTCCTCGTCGGGAAGCCGGCTTACAGGGAGATGGCCGAGCAGTTCGGCGGCTTCGGAAAGATAGACCTTGAGAACGGAACTGTTAAGTACTCACTACCAACCTCACCGTGA